Sequence from the uncultured Flavobacterium sp. genome:
GAGCTTACAATGGATCTGAAAAATTTAGCAAGGAGAATCGTTTTGCATTTTTCTCTTCAGGTGGATTAAGCTGGATTGTTTCCAAAGAAAATTTCATGAAAGGCACAGAATCTTTCCTTGATTTATTAAAGATCAGAGGTACTTACGGAGAGATTGGAGATGATAATGTCAATGGCAGATTTCTTTATCAATCTCAATGGGCATACGGTGGTAATTCACTTTTAGGAACAACAGGCGAGGCAGCAGAAGCAAGCCCTTATACCTGGTACAAACAAGCGACTGTTGGTAATGAAGATGTACACTGGGAGAAAGCAAAGAAAAGCGATATAGGTGTTGATTTTGGTTTCTTTAAAGGATTCGTCTCGGGTACATTTGATTATTATCAGGAAGATCGAACAGATATTTTATTAAATGGTTCCAGTAGAGCAATACCTGGATATTATGGTGCAGTAGCGCCAGTTGCAAATTTAGGAGAAGTTCAAAATCGAGGATATGAATTAGAATTAAAGTTCAATCATACTTTTGGAAATGGTTTGAATTTATGGTGGACAACTAGTTTTACGCATTCGAAAAATAAAATTATAAGTGCAGATAATCCGGAGTTATTGCCAGGTTATCAAAAAAGTGAAGGATATTCTATTGGTCAGGCGCATTCTTATGTAAGTCAGGGCTACTACAATAATTGGGATGAGTTGTATGCCAGTACAATTCATAGCACAAATGATGCGACAAAACTTCCGGGGAATTTTAATATCCTTGATTATAATGCTGACGGTATTATTGATGCCAAAGATAATATCCCTTATGGTTATACAGGAACGCCACAAAACACTTATAACAATATTGTAGGTGTTAACTGGAAAGGTTTCAGCGCATTTGTACAGTTTTATGGCGTAAATAATGTTACCAGACAAGTTGTTCTTACAAGTCTATCAGGGCAAAATCATGTGGTGTACGATCAGGGATCATTCTGGTCACCGGATAATACAAATGCAGATCAGCCAATGCCTCGTTGGCTTGCTACAGCCAGCGACTTTAACAATGGAAGCAGGTATATGTATGACGGATCTTACCTCCGTTTAAAAAATGCTGAAATCGCCTATACTTTCGACGGAAAAACAAGTTGGATAAAATCGTCAGGGTTTCAAAGTATACGATTTTATTTAAATGGAAATAATTTGTTTTTATGGTCCAATATGCCAGATGACAGAGAAGCAAATTATGCAGGAACAGGCTGGGCATCACAAGGTGCTTATCCAACTGTAAAAAGGTTCAACTTGGGGGCTAACATTATATTCTAAAATTTTAACTATGAAGAATTATATTAAAATAATATCAAAGTACAGCTTAGTTTTAGGCTTATTTATACTTTCCGGATCTTGCAGTGATTATCTTGATAAATCTCCTGATTCGGATATATCACCTGAGGAAGCTTTTAAGAATTTTGAAAACTTTCAGGGATTTACGGAAGAATTGTACCAATGTATTCCGGATTTTACCAATGGATATTGGACAAATTCATGGAATTGGGGAGAAGATGAAATTCAGTCTACTGCACGTGATTTTCATTTTGTATGCAAGATAGATAAAGGAGATTTTTGGGGCTGGCAAACTGAATATGATGGCTGGCAAGCAGGCTGGATGAACAGAAATAATGTAAGTACGGATAATGACCGTATGCACAAAGATCTGTGGACATTGGGCTGGGCAGGAATTCGTAAGGCAAATATTGGTCTTGAAAATATTGATAAAATGACCGAATATACGCAAGAAGAAAAGGACTTAATCAAAGGACAATTGTTGTTTTTTAGAGGATGGTTTCATTTTGAGTTTATGCAGTATTTTGGAGGTCTTCCTTATATCGATAAAGTACTTCCTAGTGATCAGCCTCTTAAATTGCCAAGACTTACGTATCAGGAATGTGCTGATAAAGCGGCAAGTGATTTCAGAGCAGCGGCTGATTTACTTCCAACCAATTGGGATAATACCGTTATCGGAAAAAGAACATTAGGAAAGAATGAACTTCGAATCAATAAGATAATGGCGCTGGGCTATTTAGGTAAAAATTATTTGTGGGCGGGAAGCCCGTTAATGAATAAAGTATCTACAGGAAATGCCGGTTATAATCAGGAATATTGTAAAAAAGCGGCAGCAGCTTTTGCCGAATTATTAAGTATAACAGAAAGTGGAGCTTCTCAATACAAACTTTTACCATTTACAAGTTACAGCACTAATTTTTATACTACAGGAAGCAACTGGAAAATGCCCGGTGGTACCGAAGCTATTTTTAGAGGTCCTTATTGGGGCGCAAACGGTTCTAACTGGGGAACTTCTAAGCAATATCAGCCAGCTCCTCAAATATGTGACGGAGATGTAAAATTCCTGCCTACAGCTAATTATGTTGATAATTATGGAATGGCAAATGGAAAACCTATTAAAGATATCACCAAAGCAGATCCGGATTCAGGATACGATCCAAACTATCCTTGGAAAGGTCGTGATCCTCGTTTTTACAATGATATTGTATATGATGGTGTAAAATGCGTTACGGGTTCTATACCGGCTGCCGAAGAAAATAATCGCTACGCAAACCTTTATACCAATGGTAGTTACCGAAATATTAGTACAGGAAGCAGAACGGGTTATTTGCTCTATAAGTTTATTCCAAGAAGTGCCAATAAGTTTGACGACGGATTTGGATATGGAAACAATTTAAATATTCACCTTCCGTGGATGCGTCTATCAGATATATATATAATGTATGCCGAAGCTGCGGCTCAAGGTTATGGTTCTGCTGCAGGAAAAGATCCTAAATATTCCGGAACTGCTGCAGATGCTATAAATGTAATTCGTGACAGAGCCGGAGTTGGACATGTGGCAACAGAATATCTGGGTTCACTAGATTCTTTTATGAACGAAGTTAGACGTGAACGTGCTGTGGAGTTGAGTTTTGAAGGACACCGCTTTAATGATTTACGCCGTTGGTTATTATTAATTCAAAGTCCATATACGATAAAAAAATCTATAGAATTTGACCGTACCGCTTCATTTGATCCAACTAAACCAAGCGAAAACAGAGTTGTTAATATTCGCGAGGAAGTGATTCTGGTGAGAAATTTTAGCGAAAAGCATTATTGGCTTCCGCTAAAAAATGCAGATGTAAATATGTATTTAGAATTTTCGCAAAATCCCGGATGGTAATTAAAATGATTGTTTTAAAAAACTTAAAAATAAAACTATAGAATAATGAGATATATACAACTTAAAATAGTGTTATGTTTTGTGCTATTTGCTTTCTTACCTTCCAAGATTTTTGCTCAAATTGAACAGAAAATAAATTTAGCAGGAATCGTTATTGGGGCAGAAGGAAAACCTCTTGAGAATGCAACGATTGTCAGCAAAGAAGATAATACTACAACAACTACCGATAATACGGGAAGCTACTCCATAAGTGTGACGCCTAATACAGATCTAGAGATTAGCGCTATTGGTTATACGACACTTATAGTAAAAGCAACAATTGATATAAGCGATATAAATTTAGACAAAGAGAATTCAAATTTAGTTCAGATTGCTTTTAGAAAACAAGAAAGTAAGGATTTAATGGGCGCTATTTCCTTTGTAAATCTGCCTGAAATTTTAGATAAAAACTATACAACTTTTAGTTTAGACGGCGTTCAGGCTTTTGTTGGAGGATACAATAATGGCAATATCTGGGGAATGAATGGCTATTTAGTCTTAGTAGATGGAGTGCCTCGCGATATTAATACAGTATTATCTACAGAAATTGAACAAATCACTTTTCTAAAAGGAGTTTCGGCAATTGCCCTTTATGGAAGCCGCGCTGCAAAAGGCGTAATTTATATTACAACCAAAAAAGGTAAAGTACAAAAGCAACAAATTACCACAAGATTTGATAATGGAATATCGATACCAAAGAGTCTTCCAAAATATTTAGGTTCTGCAGAATACATGCATTATTATAATCAGGCTCGTGCAAATGATGGTTTAGATCCAACCTATTCTGATGAAACCATTTATAATTATTCAACAGGCAAAAATCCATATCGATATGCCGATGTTAATTACTATTCGCCAGAATACATTAAGAAATTTTATTTTAATTATGATGCAAATGTTGAGATAACAGGCGGAAATAAATCGGCTAGATATTATACGGTTGTCAATTTTTCGACACAAGAAGATCCTTTACAAGATTATGGTGAAGCTGCAAATAATAAAAACAATAGATTTAATGTGAGAGGAAATGTAGATCTTCGAATTAATGACCGTATTTCAGCAACAATTGGGGCAAATGCGATATACAGTAATTCAAGAGGAATAAATACAAACTACTGGAGCAGCGCAGCCATTTTGCGCCCTTATTTATTCAGTCCATTAGTACCAATTAGTATGATTGAACCTTCTGATGACGCATCAATGGCGCTTGTAAAAAACAGTAATTATATAGTCGACGGACAATATTTATTAGGCGGTACACAACTTAATCCTACCAATCCTTTTGCCGCTATATATGCCGGAGGTCACAATACTTATATAAGTCGTCAGTTTCAGTTTAATACAGGTATTAATGTTGAGTTAGGCGATGTCATTAACGGATTGACATTTCGTACTGATTTTGGAGTTGATTATTCTAATTCATACAACCAATCTTATAATAATAGTTATGCGACTTATGAAGCATCATGGAATAATTATGCCGGAAAGGATCAGATTACATCTTTAACAAAGTATGGGAAAGATTCAAAAACGGGAATTGAAAATATCAGCGGAAGCGCACTTTCTCAAACCGTTTCTTTTTCGGCACAGTTTAATTATGTGAAAAAAATAAATGAACATAATAATGTATCAGCAATGCTTATTGGTTCAGGATTTCAGCAGAGTTTTTCTGGTGTATATCACAAAACGAGTAATGCTAATTTAGGTTTGAATTTAGCGTATAATTTTGATCAAAAATACTTTGCAGAATTTAACGGAGCATTTGTGCATTCGGCGAAATTTGCTGAAGGCAACCGTGAAGCATTTTCTCCTACAATGACTTTAGGATGGAAATTATCTGAAGAAAATTTCCTGAAAGACCTGACAGCTGTTAATAGTTTAAAATTGAATGTTTCGGCAGGAGTTTTAAATACAGATTTAGATGTTTCAAATTATTATTTATACGAAAGTATCTACAGTCAAACTGATGGAGCGTGGTTTAGTTGGAGAGATGGAGCTCTTAACAGAAGTACTGATGCCAGAAGAGGTGAAAATTTAAACTTAGGTTTTGCAAAGAGAAAAGAGTTGAGTGTTGGATTAGAAGGAGTATTCTTTAAAAACTTCATCACTTTAAATACGAACTTTTTTGCCAATGAAGTTACCGGAAATGTTATTCAGGCTTCAACTTTATATCCAAATTATTTTGTTACAAACTTTCCTAACACTTCATTTCTACCTTATATTAATTATAATAATGATAAACGTATTGGATTTGATTTTGATATTAGATTTAATAAAAAAGTCGGAAATGTAGATTTAGCACTTGGATTCACAGGAACTTATATAGATACAGAAGCGACAAAGAGAGCCGAATTATACGATGATAATTATCAAAACAGACAAGGCAAAGCTTTAGATGCGCTTTGGGGACTTAGAAGCGCTGGCTTTTTTAGAGATGCGCAAGATATTTCCAGTTCACCTTCTCAAACTTTCGGACAAGTCAAACCAGGAGATATTAAATATATAGATCAAAACGGTGATGGCATTATCGATATTAGAGACGAAGTTTATTTAGGTAAAGCAGGCTGGAATGGAGCGCCATTTACATTTGGAATTAATTTTACTTCAAAATGGAATAATTTTACTTTTTTCACAATTTTCACAGGACAAACAGGCGCTTATGCGATGAAAAACAGTTCGTATTTTTTGATGGATGGTGAAGATAAATATTCAATTAACGTGCGCGATAGTTGGACAGAAGCGAATAAAGATACAGCACTCTATCCAAGGTTAACTTCACTTAACAGCGATAATAATTTCCGTTCATCAGATTTTTGGATCTATAGTACAAATAGAGTAAATCTTTCTAAAGTACAGCTTACATACGATTTTCCAAAAAAGACACTTCAAAAAACTTTTTTCAATGAACTGAGTGTTTATGCACTTGGAGCTAATCTTTTAACGCTGTCTAAAAACAGAGATATCATGGAATTAAGTATTGGAAATGCTCCACAAACCAGATATTATAACCTTGGTCTTAAAGCATTATTTTAAAATCAAAAACCACTTAATTTAAATATTATGAAAGTAAAAATAGTATTTTTTATATCAGTTCTGTTTGTTTTTAGTAGCTGTGATGATTTGATTGATCCGGCAATAGAAAATAACAGAGGACTTAAAGATATGTATGCAGAAGCTGAATATGCACAAGGAATTCTTCTGAATGCTTATACAAGACTTCCTGGAAATTCCTGGTCATTTAATGATGTTGCAACAGATGATGCTGTCACGAATGATATTTCAAGCAATTATCTTAAAATAGCAACAGGTCAATGGACATCAAACTTTAACCCGTTAGATCAATGGTCAAATTCAAGATCAGCCATTCAGTATTTGAATATTTTTCTGGCTGAAGCTCCAAAAGTACAATGGGCAAAAGATCAAAATGTAAGCCTTTTATTTAAAGACCGTTTGATGGGTGAAGCTTATGGATTAAGAGCTTTGTACATGTATTATTTGTTGCAGGCTCATGCAGGAACCGCTACTAATGATCAATTATTAGGAGTGCCAATTTTATTGGAGCCGGAAACGGCAAGTTCAAACTTTAATGTTGCCCGTTCATCTTTTGAAGATTGTATGAAACAATTGTATAGTGATGTAAAAAAAGCGACAGAATTGCTTCCGTTAGATTTTGAAGACGCTTCAACATTACCTGCAGGTCAAAATAATTTAAATGATTATAATCGTGTTTTTGGACAATATGCGAGACAAAGAATGTCTTCCAGAATTGCACAAGTTGTAAGAGCACAAGCAGCTTTATTGGCCGCTAGTCCAGCTTTTAGTACAGGAAACACAACAACTTGGGAAGATGCAGCTAAATATTCAGGCGCATTATTGAACCTGAATGGAGGAGTTTTAGGAATTGCTTCTAATGGATTAAACTGGTTCAGCGATGTTGAAGAGTTAAAAGCTATGGGCGCCGGAATTAATCCTCCGGAAATTCTTTGGAGAAGTGATATTGCGGATAGTAATAATTTAGAAAGTGACAATTTTCCTCCAACGCTGTTTGGAAAAGGACGTATCAATCCAACGCAAAATTTGGTGGATGCTTTCCCGATGGCAAACGGTTATCCTATTACAGATGCCAGCGGTAATTATGATGCAACAAAGCCTTATGAAAACCGTGATCCTCGTTTGAAAAAATTCATTTTAGTAAACCAGTCAACTGCCGGAGTGAGCAATTCTGTAATTACAACAGCTAGTGATGGTACAACAAATGATGCCTTAAACAAGGTTGGTACATCAACTCGTACGGGATATTATATGAGAAAATTATTGAGACAAGATGTGAATTTAAATCCAACTTCAATTAATAATCAGAGACATTATAAACCACGAATGAGATATACTGAATTGTATCTTATTTATGCCGAAGCTGCAAATGAAGCCTGGGGACCAACAGCAACAGGTTCTATAGGATTTTCTGCCTATGATGTTGTTAAGGCTTTAAGAAAAAGAGCCGGAATAGTTCAGCCTGATCCTTATTTGGAAACCATTAAAGGAGATAAAACGGAAATGCGCAACCTAATTAGAAATGAGCGTCGTTTAGAGCTATGTTTTGAAGGGTTTAGATTTTGGGATTTACGCAGATGGAATTCAAGCTTAAATGCTTCAGCAAATGGAGATAAAATCCAAGGCGGCGTTCATCAAAAAATTACTGTAGAAAGCAGACTTTATACAGAGTATATGAAATATGGACCTATTCCATACTCAGAAGCGCTTAAGTTTAATGCTTTACTGCAAAACAAGGGATGGTAGAACATTAAGGTTCTGCTTAGTGAAAATGGAAATTTAATATAATTAAAGAAAAATGAAAAACAGAATATTATTAATGCTAACAGCTGTATTTGTATCCATGATTTCATGTACAAATCAAGATACGGAATTTGATAATTACGATCATCAGTCGGTTTATTTTGCGTATCAATTCCCTGTCAGAACGATAACATTAGGAGAAGATATATTTGATACCACTTTAGACAATCAGCACAAGTGTAAAATAATGGGAACTCTGGGAGGTGTTTATCAAAATGATAAAGACGTAACTATTGATATTGCTGTTGCAAATTCGTTGCCTGTTGGTTTCTTATTTAATGCCGGCGAAAATGAAATTGTTCCTATGCCAAGTAATTATTATACACTTTCGAGTGATAAGATTGTGATCCCAAAAGGTCAGATTACGGGTGGCGTTGAGGTACAATTATCTGATGCTTTTTTTGCAGATCCTCAATCGATAAGAAAGACATACGTTATTCCTATCGAAATGAAAAAAGTAGTTAATGCTGATTCTATACTTTCCGGAAAAGCTTTAGTTCCCAATCCGTTAAAACTGCAAAAGACAGACTGGAGCGTTGCGCCCAAAGATTATATTTTATACGCCATAAAGTATATAAATACCTGGGATGCTAATTATTTAAGAAGAGGCAAAGATGTTATTACCGGAAATAATGGAAATACGGCACTCAATAAAACAGTTGTCAGACATAATACCTATGTAGAACAAGATCAGGTTTCCAAAATTAATACACTCTCCTTAAATATCATTGATTTTCCTGTTACTATCAAAGATGCTAATGGAGTTAATGTCAATTTTAATCTCGTACTCACATTTGATAATGAAAATAAATGTACGATCTCAGGAAGCAGTACATCGTATTCAGCAAGCGGAACAGGTATGTATGTAAAAAAAGGAGAAAAAAATAGCTGGGGAAGTAAAGACCGCGATGCCCTTTATCTTGATTATAAAGTAAATTTTCAAGATTTTAATGTAGCCACAAAAGACACATTAGTATTACGTGACAGAGGAGTAACAGCGGCGGTTTATAATCCCGTTAAAAAATAATTTAAAAATTAAAGAAGATGAATAAATTATATAAAATAGGACTATTGTCTTCAGTTTTGATGATGGCTGCATCCTGTACAAACGATAATACTTTAAAGTACAATTATGATAAACCTGCAAGTATTGCCAATCAGGAAGAAATTAATGCCTATTCTGATTTAAAAAGCTATATAAATCGAAGTGCTAATCCTAATTTTAAATTAGGTGCCGGTATTTCATTATCTGATTATACAAGTAAAAGTTTAATGTATAGAGTCGTCAACAAGAATTTTGATGAGATTACGCTGGGTTATGAAATGAAATATGGTGCAATAGTAAAATCAGACGGAAAACTTGATCTTGACAATGTCAACAAATTATTAAAGGCAGCAACTGAAGCAACTGTTTCGGTTTTTGGACACACTCTTTGCTGGCACGCCAATCAAAATGCCGCTTATCTAAATAAGTTGATTGCACCGGATATTTTATCAACAACAGGTCCGGGTTGGGATCTGGTAACCGGGGCAGATTTTGAAACTGCAGACGCATCAAATTATCAATACAATTCTAATGTTGTGGCATCTTTTACAGCTGCAGGTCAGGGCGCAAATGGAGTAGGAAGAGCTTTAAAGCTAAATAACGCAGTTGTTCGTGCCAATGATTGGGAAGCGCAGTTGTACTTAAAGTTTTCTCCTGCTGTACAAGTAGGCGAAAAATATACCCTTAAAATGGATGTGCGTGCAGATGTTGAAGCATCTTCTCCTACGCAGGCACAAATCACTCCGGGTAATTATAAACATTGGGATTTCTTTGGAGCAATTACTTACACAACCTCTTGGACAACTTATACTAAAGAGATTACTGTTACTACTGAAATGGCAAACTGCGGAGCAATAGCTTTTAATCTTGGTAAGACTGCAACTAATTT
This genomic interval carries:
- a CDS encoding RagB/SusD family nutrient uptake outer membrane protein, with product MKVKIVFFISVLFVFSSCDDLIDPAIENNRGLKDMYAEAEYAQGILLNAYTRLPGNSWSFNDVATDDAVTNDISSNYLKIATGQWTSNFNPLDQWSNSRSAIQYLNIFLAEAPKVQWAKDQNVSLLFKDRLMGEAYGLRALYMYYLLQAHAGTATNDQLLGVPILLEPETASSNFNVARSSFEDCMKQLYSDVKKATELLPLDFEDASTLPAGQNNLNDYNRVFGQYARQRMSSRIAQVVRAQAALLAASPAFSTGNTTTWEDAAKYSGALLNLNGGVLGIASNGLNWFSDVEELKAMGAGINPPEILWRSDIADSNNLESDNFPPTLFGKGRINPTQNLVDAFPMANGYPITDASGNYDATKPYENRDPRLKKFILVNQSTAGVSNSVITTASDGTTNDALNKVGTSTRTGYYMRKLLRQDVNLNPTSINNQRHYKPRMRYTELYLIYAEAANEAWGPTATGSIGFSAYDVVKALRKRAGIVQPDPYLETIKGDKTEMRNLIRNERRLELCFEGFRFWDLRRWNSSLNASANGDKIQGGVHQKITVESRLYTEYMKYGPIPYSEALKFNALLQNKGW
- a CDS encoding SusC/RagA family TonB-linked outer membrane protein, which translates into the protein MRYIQLKIVLCFVLFAFLPSKIFAQIEQKINLAGIVIGAEGKPLENATIVSKEDNTTTTTDNTGSYSISVTPNTDLEISAIGYTTLIVKATIDISDINLDKENSNLVQIAFRKQESKDLMGAISFVNLPEILDKNYTTFSLDGVQAFVGGYNNGNIWGMNGYLVLVDGVPRDINTVLSTEIEQITFLKGVSAIALYGSRAAKGVIYITTKKGKVQKQQITTRFDNGISIPKSLPKYLGSAEYMHYYNQARANDGLDPTYSDETIYNYSTGKNPYRYADVNYYSPEYIKKFYFNYDANVEITGGNKSARYYTVVNFSTQEDPLQDYGEAANNKNNRFNVRGNVDLRINDRISATIGANAIYSNSRGINTNYWSSAAILRPYLFSPLVPISMIEPSDDASMALVKNSNYIVDGQYLLGGTQLNPTNPFAAIYAGGHNTYISRQFQFNTGINVELGDVINGLTFRTDFGVDYSNSYNQSYNNSYATYEASWNNYAGKDQITSLTKYGKDSKTGIENISGSALSQTVSFSAQFNYVKKINEHNNVSAMLIGSGFQQSFSGVYHKTSNANLGLNLAYNFDQKYFAEFNGAFVHSAKFAEGNREAFSPTMTLGWKLSEENFLKDLTAVNSLKLNVSAGVLNTDLDVSNYYLYESIYSQTDGAWFSWRDGALNRSTDARRGENLNLGFAKRKELSVGLEGVFFKNFITLNTNFFANEVTGNVIQASTLYPNYFVTNFPNTSFLPYINYNNDKRIGFDFDIRFNKKVGNVDLALGFTGTYIDTEATKRAELYDDNYQNRQGKALDALWGLRSAGFFRDAQDISSSPSQTFGQVKPGDIKYIDQNGDGIIDIRDEVYLGKAGWNGAPFTFGINFTSKWNNFTFFTIFTGQTGAYAMKNSSYFLMDGEDKYSINVRDSWTEANKDTALYPRLTSLNSDNNFRSSDFWIYSTNRVNLSKVQLTYDFPKKTLQKTFFNELSVYALGANLLTLSKNRDIMELSIGNAPQTRYYNLGLKALF
- a CDS encoding RagB/SusD family nutrient uptake outer membrane protein, which translates into the protein MKNYIKIISKYSLVLGLFILSGSCSDYLDKSPDSDISPEEAFKNFENFQGFTEELYQCIPDFTNGYWTNSWNWGEDEIQSTARDFHFVCKIDKGDFWGWQTEYDGWQAGWMNRNNVSTDNDRMHKDLWTLGWAGIRKANIGLENIDKMTEYTQEEKDLIKGQLLFFRGWFHFEFMQYFGGLPYIDKVLPSDQPLKLPRLTYQECADKAASDFRAAADLLPTNWDNTVIGKRTLGKNELRINKIMALGYLGKNYLWAGSPLMNKVSTGNAGYNQEYCKKAAAAFAELLSITESGASQYKLLPFTSYSTNFYTTGSNWKMPGGTEAIFRGPYWGANGSNWGTSKQYQPAPQICDGDVKFLPTANYVDNYGMANGKPIKDITKADPDSGYDPNYPWKGRDPRFYNDIVYDGVKCVTGSIPAAEENNRYANLYTNGSYRNISTGSRTGYLLYKFIPRSANKFDDGFGYGNNLNIHLPWMRLSDIYIMYAEAAAQGYGSAAGKDPKYSGTAADAINVIRDRAGVGHVATEYLGSLDSFMNEVRRERAVELSFEGHRFNDLRRWLLLIQSPYTIKKSIEFDRTASFDPTKPSENRVVNIREEVILVRNFSEKHYWLPLKNADVNMYLEFSQNPGW
- a CDS encoding DUF5627 domain-containing protein, with translation MKNRILLMLTAVFVSMISCTNQDTEFDNYDHQSVYFAYQFPVRTITLGEDIFDTTLDNQHKCKIMGTLGGVYQNDKDVTIDIAVANSLPVGFLFNAGENEIVPMPSNYYTLSSDKIVIPKGQITGGVEVQLSDAFFADPQSIRKTYVIPIEMKKVVNADSILSGKALVPNPLKLQKTDWSVAPKDYILYAIKYINTWDANYLRRGKDVITGNNGNTALNKTVVRHNTYVEQDQVSKINTLSLNIIDFPVTIKDANGVNVNFNLVLTFDNENKCTISGSSTSYSASGTGMYVKKGEKNSWGSKDRDALYLDYKVNFQDFNVATKDTLVLRDRGVTAAVYNPVKK
- a CDS encoding endo-1,4-beta-xylanase; protein product: MNKLYKIGLLSSVLMMAASCTNDNTLKYNYDKPASIANQEEINAYSDLKSYINRSANPNFKLGAGISLSDYTSKSLMYRVVNKNFDEITLGYEMKYGAIVKSDGKLDLDNVNKLLKAATEATVSVFGHTLCWHANQNAAYLNKLIAPDILSTTGPGWDLVTGADFETADASNYQYNSNVVASFTAAGQGANGVGRALKLNNAVVRANDWEAQLYLKFSPAVQVGEKYTLKMDVRADVEASSPTQAQITPGNYKHWDFFGAITYTTSWTTYTKEITVTTEMANCGAIAFNLGKTATNFYFDNITLKKYNATGSIQTKEKTPEEKKTIIGDALDKWITGMVKNCAPYVKAWDVVNEPMDDGNPYELKTGVGKINMASDEFYWQDYMGKDYAVEAFRLARKSGNSTDKLFINDYNLEYSTDKCKGLIQYVNYIESKGEKVDGIGTQMHISINSDKDKINTMFKLLAATGKLIKVSELDVAAGLNPSESDLKKQADMYKYVVDMYVKNIPANQRYGITVWGLTDSKSDSSWLPGQHQGLWDINFTRKFSYASFAEGLKGVK